The Malaclemys terrapin pileata isolate rMalTer1 chromosome 24, rMalTer1.hap1, whole genome shotgun sequence genome contains a region encoding:
- the RPL36 gene encoding 60S ribosomal protein L36, protein MAIRYPMAVGLSKGHKVTKNVSKPRQCRRRGRLTKHTKFVRDMIREVCGFAPYEKRAMELLKVSKDKRALKFIKKRVGTHIRAKRKREELSNVLAAMRKAAAKKD, encoded by the exons ATGGCGATCCGCTACCCCATGGCCGTCGGTCTCAGTAAGGGCCACAAGGTGACGAAGAACGTGTCGAAGCCCCGGCAGTGCCGCCGCAGAGGG CGCCTGACCAAACACACTAAGTTTGTGCGAGACATGATCAGAGAGGTCTGTGGCTTTGCCCCCTATGAGAAACGTGCTATGGAATTGCTGAAAGTTTCCAAGGACAAACGTGCTCTGAAGTTCATAAAGAAAAGG GTTGGTACTCACATTCGGGCCAAGCGAAAACGTGAAGAGCTCAGCAATGTTCTGGCAGCCATGAGGAAGGCTGCTGCCAAGAAGGATTAA